The Astatotilapia calliptera chromosome 2, fAstCal1.2, whole genome shotgun sequence genome includes a window with the following:
- the LOC113035921 gene encoding 5-phosphohydroxy-L-lysine phospho-lyase-like isoform X1 produces the protein MAQEELRKEETLAMRNRLIGQSCKLFYSEDPVKIVRARGQYLFDENGKRYLDCISNVQHVGHCHPAITKAAAAQMDVLNTNSRFLHDNIVLYADRLAATLPQKLCVFYFVNSGSEANDLALRLAHQYTQHEDVVVLDHAYHGHLMSLIDISPYKFRKLAGQKEWVHVAPLPDTYRGIYREDHPNPGQAYADTVKDLIEDVHKKGRKISAFFAESLPSVGGQIILPQGYFPKVAEYVRSAGGVFVADEVQTGFGRVGHHFWAFQLQGDDFCPDIVTMGKPMGNGHPLACVATTAEIAGAFTANGVEYFNTFGGTPVSCAVGLAVLDVIVEEDLRGNAVRVGAHLKDLLTKLKARHEIIGDVRGVGLFLGIELVIDREKKTPATEAAAHVVKRLKEEDQICVSTDGPWENVLKFKPPMCFGMENAELVVQCIDRILTDMKASDLKLEKEDI, from the exons ATGGCGCAAGAAGAACTTCGGAAAGAAGAAACTCTTGCAATGAGGAATAGGCTAATCGG ACAGTCATGTAAACTGTTTTATTCAGAAGACCCGGTGAAAATAGTAAGAGCACGAGGACAGTATCTATTTGACGAAAATGGCAAACGCTATTTGGACTGTATCAGTAACGTCCAACATG TGGGTCATTGTCACCCCGCCATCACAAAGGCTGCAGCAGCTCAAATGGACGTCCTGAACACAAATTCAAGATTCCTGCATGACAACATAGTCCTGTATGCTGACCGCCTGGCTGCTACCCTCCCCCAGAAACTGTGTGTCTTCTACTTTGTTAACTCTGG tTCAGAGGCCAATGATCTTGCCCTACGCTTGGCACATCAGTACACCCAACATGAAGATGTCGTAGTTCTTGACCA TGCATACCATGGGCATCTAATGTCTCTCATCGACATTAGCCCTTACAAGTTCCGGAAACTGGCGGGACAGAAAGAATGGGTTCATGTG GCACCTCTACCAGACACTTACAGAGGCATATACAGAGAAGATCACCCCAACCCAGGCCAAGCATATGCTGATACAGTAAAAGACCTTATAGAGGATGTTCACAAAAAAGGCCGTAAG atCTCAGCCTTCTTTGCTGAATCCCTGCCCAGTGTTGGTGGACAAATAATCTTGCCCCAAGGATACTTTCCTAAAGTTGCAGA ATATGTGCGCTCAGCTGGTGGCGTGTTTGTGGCAGATGAAGTCCAGACAGGTTTTGGGCGTGTGGGACATCATTTCTGGGCTTTTCAGCTTCAGGGAGACGATTTCTGCCCAGACATTGTGACCATGGGCAAACCGATGGGCAATGGGCATCCCCTGGCATGCGTAGCAACCACTGCAGAGATAGCTGGAGCTTTTACAGCCAACGGAGTGGAGTACTTCAATACG TTCGGCGGGACTCCAGTTTCATGTGCAGTTGGCCTAGCAGTCCTTGATGTGATCGTGGAGGAAGACTTAAGAGGAAATGCTGTGAGGGTCGGAGCCCACCTAAAAGATTTGCTCACAAAACTGAAAGCACGACATGAAATAATTGGAGATGTCAG AGGTGTTGGACTATTTTTGGGAATTGAGTTGGTGATTGACAGAGAGAAGAAGACTCCTGCCACAGAAGCTGCAGCGCATGTGGTCAAGAG GTTGAAGGAGGAGGATCAAATATGTGTCAGTACTGATGGCCCATGGGAGAACGTCTTGAAGTTTAAGCCTCCCATGTGCTTCGGCATGGAGAATGCAGAGCTGGTGGTGCAATGTATTGATCGCATCCTTACAG acaTGAAAGCCAGTGACCTCAAACTGGAAAAGGAAGACATCTAA
- the LOC113035921 gene encoding 5-phosphohydroxy-L-lysine phospho-lyase-like isoform X2, translating to MAQEELRKEETLAMRNRLIGQSCKLFYSEDPVKIVRARGQYLFDENGKRYLDCISNVQHVGHCHPAITKAAAAQMDVLNTNSRFLHDNIVLYADRLAATLPQKLCVFYFVNSGSEANDLALRLAHQYTQHEDVVVLDHAYHGHLMSLIDISPYKFRKLAGQKEWVHVAPLPDTYRGIYREDHPNPGQAYADTVKDLIEDVHKKGRKISAFFAESLPSVGGQIILPQGYFPKVAEYVRSAGGVFVADEVQTGFGRVGHHFWAFQLQGDDFCPDIVTMGKPMGNGHPLACVATTAEIAGAFTANGVEYFNTFGGTPVSCAVGLAVLDVIVEEDLRGNAVRVGAHLKDLLTKLKARHEIIGDVRGVGLFLGIELVIDREKKTPATEAAAHVVKSLSSLYQVEGGGSNMCQY from the exons ATGGCGCAAGAAGAACTTCGGAAAGAAGAAACTCTTGCAATGAGGAATAGGCTAATCGG ACAGTCATGTAAACTGTTTTATTCAGAAGACCCGGTGAAAATAGTAAGAGCACGAGGACAGTATCTATTTGACGAAAATGGCAAACGCTATTTGGACTGTATCAGTAACGTCCAACATG TGGGTCATTGTCACCCCGCCATCACAAAGGCTGCAGCAGCTCAAATGGACGTCCTGAACACAAATTCAAGATTCCTGCATGACAACATAGTCCTGTATGCTGACCGCCTGGCTGCTACCCTCCCCCAGAAACTGTGTGTCTTCTACTTTGTTAACTCTGG tTCAGAGGCCAATGATCTTGCCCTACGCTTGGCACATCAGTACACCCAACATGAAGATGTCGTAGTTCTTGACCA TGCATACCATGGGCATCTAATGTCTCTCATCGACATTAGCCCTTACAAGTTCCGGAAACTGGCGGGACAGAAAGAATGGGTTCATGTG GCACCTCTACCAGACACTTACAGAGGCATATACAGAGAAGATCACCCCAACCCAGGCCAAGCATATGCTGATACAGTAAAAGACCTTATAGAGGATGTTCACAAAAAAGGCCGTAAG atCTCAGCCTTCTTTGCTGAATCCCTGCCCAGTGTTGGTGGACAAATAATCTTGCCCCAAGGATACTTTCCTAAAGTTGCAGA ATATGTGCGCTCAGCTGGTGGCGTGTTTGTGGCAGATGAAGTCCAGACAGGTTTTGGGCGTGTGGGACATCATTTCTGGGCTTTTCAGCTTCAGGGAGACGATTTCTGCCCAGACATTGTGACCATGGGCAAACCGATGGGCAATGGGCATCCCCTGGCATGCGTAGCAACCACTGCAGAGATAGCTGGAGCTTTTACAGCCAACGGAGTGGAGTACTTCAATACG TTCGGCGGGACTCCAGTTTCATGTGCAGTTGGCCTAGCAGTCCTTGATGTGATCGTGGAGGAAGACTTAAGAGGAAATGCTGTGAGGGTCGGAGCCCACCTAAAAGATTTGCTCACAAAACTGAAAGCACGACATGAAATAATTGGAGATGTCAG AGGTGTTGGACTATTTTTGGGAATTGAGTTGGTGATTGACAGAGAGAAGAAGACTCCTGCCACAGAAGCTGCAGCGCATGTGGTCAAGAG TTTGTCCTCTTTATATCAGGTTGAAGGAGGAGGATCAAATATGTGTCAGTACTGA
- the LOC113035990 gene encoding heterogeneous nuclear ribonucleoprotein A/B-like has translation MSESEQQYMETSENGHEVDDDFNGAGLTEEGNDDDDGAAANDCGEDAGPEDDDNSQNGGTEGGQIDASKGEEDAGKMFVGGLSWDTSKKDLKDYFSKFGEVTDCTIKMDQQTGRSRGFGFILFKDAASVEKVLEQKEHRLDGRQIDPKKAMAMKKDPVKKIFVGGLNPDTSKEVIEEYFGTFGEIDTIELPQDPKTEKRRGFVFITYKEEASVKKVMEKKYHNVGGSKCEIKIAQPKEVYLQQQYGARGYGGRGRGRGGQGQNWNQGYNNYWNQGYNQGYGYGQQGYGYGGYGGYDYSAGYYGYGGGYDYNQGNTSYGKTPRRGGHQSSYKPY, from the exons ATGTCTGAGTCAGAGCAACAGTACATGGAAACATCGGAAAACGGCCACGAAGTCGACGATGATTTTAACGGAGCCGGCCTCACTGAGGAGGGGAACGACGACGACGACGGCGCCGCCGCGAATGACTGCGGAGAGGACGCAGGGCCCGAGGACGACGACAATTCGCAAAACGGCGGCACGGAAGGAGGCCAGATCGACGCCAGCAAGGGCGAGGAGGATGCCGG GAAAATGTTTGTTGGCGGTCTCAGCTGGGACACAAGCAAGAAGGATCTTAAAGACTACTTCTCTAAATTTGGCGAAGTGACAGACTGCACCATCAAAATGGACCAGCAGACAGGCCGGTCAAGaggctttggtttcattctgttTAAAGACGCAGCCAGCGTAGAAAAG GTTCTTGAACAGAAGGAGCACAGGCTAGATGGGAGACAGATTGACCCCAAGAAAGCCATGGCCATGAAGAAGGATCCAGTAAAGAAAATCTTTGTGGGCGGACTCAACCCTGATACTTCAAAGGAGGTCATTGAGGAGTACTTTGGGACCTTTGGAGAG ATTGACACCATAGAGCTTCCGCAGGACCCAAAGACAGAGAAGAGGAGGGGATTCGTATTCATCACGTACAAAGAAGAGGCTTCGGTGAAGAAAGTCATGGAGAAGAAGTACCACAATGTCGGTGGTAGCAAG TGTGAAATTAAAATCGCGCAGCCCAAAGAGGTCTACCTGCAGCAGCAGTACGGTGCCCGTGGATACGGTGGACGTGGGCGAGGACGTGGAG GCCAGGGCCAGAACTGGAATCAAGGCTACAACAACTACTGGAACCAGGGATACAACCAGGGCTATGGTTATGGACAGCAAGGCTACGGATATGGTGGCTATGGTGGCTATGACTACTCTGCTGGTTATTACGGCTATGGGGGTGGCTACGATTACA ACCAGGGCAATACAAGCTATGGGAAAACTCCAAGACGTGGAGGGCACCAGAGTAGCTACAAGCCATACTGA
- the LOC113036042 gene encoding nucleoside diphosphate kinase homolog 5-like, which yields MDESSPLRIYVERTLAIIKPDAIDKAAEIENIILKSGFTMLQKRKLLLSPEQCSDFYAEEYGKHYFPSLTAFMSSGPIVALMLACDNAIAHWKSIIGPVNSAKARETHPECLRAKYGTSELQNALHGSDSFQAAVREIKFMFPNSIIEPLPSREENEEYLSRYINPVLLRGLTELCMNKPLNPIIWLADWLIQNNPDQPQICEAVVVEEEQ from the exons ATGGATGAAAGTTCACCTCTTCGTATTTATGTGGAAAGAACACTGGCCATTATTAAACCAGATGCCATCGACAAAGCTGCGGAGATAGAGAATATTATCCTCAAGTCGGGCTTCACCATGCTGCAG AAGCGGAAGCTGCTGCTAAGTCCAGAGCAATGCAGTGATTTCTACGCAGAGGAGTATGGAAAGCATTACTTCCCCAGCTTGACGGCCTTCATGAGCTCTGGCCCCATCGTTGCCTTGATGCTAGCATGCGACAATGCTATCGCCCACTGGAAGTCCATCATAGGACCTGTCAACAGTGCCAAGGCCAGAGAAACCCATCCAGAGTG CCTTAGAGCAAAATATGGCACTTCTGAGCTACAAAATGCCCTTCATGGAAGCGATTCATTTCAAGCAGCTGTAAGGGAGATCAAATTCATGTTCCCAAACT CTATAATTGAACCCTTACCCTCaagagaagaaaatgaagaataCCTGAGCAGGTATATAAACCCAGTTCTGCTACGCGGGCTCACTGAGCTCTGCATGAACAAGCCACTCAACCCCATT ATTTGGCTTGCAGACTGGCTCATCCAAAACAACCCAGACCAACCTCAAATATGTGAAGCAGTCGTTGTGGAAGAGGAGCAATGA
- the LOC113036056 gene encoding guanine nucleotide-binding protein subunit beta-2-like 1: MTEQMTVRGTLKGHSGWVTQIATTPQYPDMILSASRDKSIIMWKLTRDETNYGIPQRSLKGHSHFVSDVVISSDGQFALSGAWDGTLRLWDLTTGLTTRRFVGHTKDVLSVAFSADNRQIVSGSRDKTIKLWNTLGVCKYTIQDEGHTEWVSCVRFSPNSSNPIIVSCGWDKMVKVWNLANCKLKTNHIGHTGYLNTVTVSPDGSLCASGGKDGQAMLWDLNEGKHLYTLDSGDVINALCFSPNRYWLCAATGPSIKIWDLEGKIIVDELRQEVISTNSKAEPPQCTSLAWSADGQTLFAGYTDNLIRVWQVTIGTR; the protein is encoded by the exons ATGACCGAGCAGATGACAGTGAGGGGGACCCTGAAGGGGCACAGTGGATGGGTCACCCAGATCGCCACTACGCCCCAGTACCCCGATATGATCCTGTCGGCGTCCCGAG aCAAGTCCATCATCATGTGGAAACTGACCCGTGATGAAACCAACTACGGTATCCCCCAGCGTTCCCTGAAGGGTCACTCTCACTTTGTGAGTGATGTTGTGATCTCCTCTGATGGACAGTTTGCCCTGTCCGGAGCCTGGGACGGGACCCTCCGCCTGTGGGATCTCACCAC TGGTCTCACCACCCGCCGATTCGTTGGACACACAAAGGATGTTTTGAGCGTGGCTTTCTCTGCTGATAACCGCCAGATCGTGTCTGGCTCCCGGGACAAGACCATCAAGCTGTGGAAcactcttggagtctgcaagtACACCATCCAG GATGAGGGCCACACTGAGTGGGTGTCTTGTGTTCGCTTCTCCCCCAACAGCAGCAACCCCATCATCGTCTCCTGTGGCTGGGACAAGATGGTTAAG GTGTGGAACCTGGCCAACTGCAAGCTGAAGACCAACCACATTGGTCACACTGGCTACCTGAACACAGTGACTGTGTCTCCTGATGGCTCCCTGTGTGCATCTGGTGGAAAG GATGGCCAGGCCATGCTGTGGGACCTGAATGAAGGCAAGCACCTCTACACCCTGGACAGCGGTGATGTGATCAACGCCCTTTGCTTCAGCCCCAACCGTTACTGGCTCTGTGCTGCCACTGGACCCAGCATTAAGATCTGG GATCTGGAGGGCAAGATCATTGTGGACGAGCTGAGACAGGAAGTGATCAGCACAAACAGCAAGGCCGAACCCCCACAGTGTACTTCCCTGGCATGGTCTGCTGATGGACAG ACCCTGTTTGCTGGCTACACTGACAACCTGATCAGAGTGTGGCAGGTCACTATTGGAACTCGATAA